Proteins from one Candidatus Pantoea bituminis genomic window:
- a CDS encoding alpha/beta fold hydrolase: MITRLGFERFHLVGHSMGGLTALMLAHAHPERVLSFVDIEGNIAPEDCFLSRQVINYPEEDDVRFFDEFISRTRHSSAWASALYSASLRHKVRAGAVKHIFKSMVDYSDHAELMTKFLSLPFPKMFMYGEQNASLSYLGHIQERGVTLAEISHCGHFPMYSNPVEMWRNISKHQQSALALNL; encoded by the coding sequence ATGATTACCCGACTCGGGTTTGAGCGATTCCATCTGGTCGGGCATTCCATGGGTGGCCTCACCGCTTTAATGTTAGCCCATGCGCACCCTGAACGGGTACTCAGCTTTGTGGATATAGAAGGTAATATTGCCCCGGAAGACTGTTTCCTAAGCAGGCAGGTCATTAATTATCCGGAAGAAGATGACGTCCGATTTTTCGACGAATTCATTAGCCGCACCCGGCATTCTTCAGCGTGGGCAAGCGCACTGTATTCAGCAAGCCTCCGTCACAAAGTTCGCGCCGGTGCAGTGAAGCATATTTTTAAGTCTATGGTGGACTATTCTGACCATGCAGAACTGATGACCAAGTTTCTGAGTCTTCCCTTCCCTAAGATGTTTATGTATGGCGAACAGAATGCTTCATTAAGTTATCTTGGACACATACAGGAACGTGGCGTTACGCTTGCTGAAATATCTCACTGTGGCCATTTTCCTATGTATTCTAATCCTGTAGAAATGTGGCGCAATATCAGCAAACATCAGCAATCAGCTTTAGCTTTAAACCTCTAA
- a CDS encoding helix-turn-helix domain-containing protein encodes MKTGFCLIPSILLRCQQRIGLNPTQLAVLLQLADFWWSAERKPYPSKQLLSERLGISPRQVQRYIAELEEAGLIQRIYRQAAHKGKLSNEYDLSGLVEKLKKLAPEIIEASEMKKKVTRKGGLTKTRA; translated from the coding sequence ATGAAGACAGGCTTTTGCCTGATTCCTTCTATTTTGCTTCGCTGTCAGCAACGAATCGGCCTCAACCCTACACAGCTTGCCGTGCTCCTGCAATTAGCCGATTTCTGGTGGAGCGCAGAGAGGAAGCCTTACCCGAGTAAACAACTGCTCAGCGAAAGGCTGGGTATCAGCCCCAGACAGGTTCAGCGGTACATCGCAGAGCTCGAAGAGGCAGGTCTGATTCAGCGTATCTACCGGCAGGCTGCGCATAAGGGAAAGCTCAGTAATGAATACGATCTGTCTGGTTTAGTCGAAAAGCTGAAAAAGCTGGCGCCCGAAATTATTGAGGCAAGCGAAATGAAGAAGAAGGTGACCCGTAAAGGCGGTTTGACCAAAACCAGGGCATAA
- a CDS encoding alpha/beta fold hydrolase yields MSTEFISRNYDVSVKNVRINVAAIHRSGTREPVVFLHGFGSTKEDYADIIHYAEFNDHPFLAYDAPGCGETECESLSDISIPFWWIPRWQ; encoded by the coding sequence ATGTCTACGGAATTTATTTCCCGGAACTACGATGTTAGCGTGAAAAACGTTCGCATAAATGTAGCTGCAATCCACCGTTCAGGAACACGCGAGCCCGTTGTTTTTCTACATGGTTTTGGCTCAACGAAAGAAGATTATGCTGATATCATTCACTATGCCGAGTTCAATGATCATCCTTTTCTTGCTTATGATGCTCCGGGCTGCGGTGAAACTGAGTGCGAATCGCTCAGCGATATTTCAATTCCTTTTTGGTGGATACCGCGTTGGCAATGA
- a CDS encoding DUF2913 family protein: MSSQNLYVDHLAWCGLVALRMARRDGVLSSPAQENLARDCGKKRLFRKELASDIKWLLTEGREKGLRADLPGKLEYLWRASRGDLLEQNDLFRLQHVIHAIKLTGINYGVLTETEWKGKHAVKISETVPGIYFRKSDLDSAFNSEGKQIKALAVRITANLSAVDGLLTRAGWIRESGEDPSTNHCLLANVEPYMSDAEKQITTK, encoded by the coding sequence ATGAGTTCGCAAAACCTTTACGTCGATCATCTAGCGTGGTGTGGGCTTGTAGCACTCCGCATGGCCCGTAGGGATGGAGTTTTAAGCTCACCTGCGCAGGAAAATCTGGCTCGCGATTGCGGAAAAAAACGCCTGTTTCGGAAGGAACTGGCATCAGATATCAAGTGGTTGCTTACTGAAGGGCGTGAAAAGGGCCTCAGGGCCGACCTTCCAGGCAAACTTGAGTATCTATGGAGAGCTAGCAGGGGTGATTTACTTGAGCAAAATGACCTGTTCCGCTTACAACATGTTATTCACGCCATCAAACTCACCGGCATTAACTATGGCGTACTGACGGAGACGGAATGGAAGGGTAAACACGCCGTCAAGATAAGTGAAACAGTGCCGGGGATTTATTTTCGGAAATCAGACCTAGATTCAGCATTTAACAGTGAAGGTAAACAAATAAAAGCTCTAGCTGTACGCATTACCGCTAATTTATCCGCTGTTGACGGACTTTTAACCCGTGCAGGATGGATTCGAGAGAGTGGAGAAGATCCATCCACTAATCACTGTTTACTTGCAAACGTTGAGCCTTACATGTCTGATGCAGAGAAGCAGATAACAACCAAGTAG